A genome region from Eremothecium gossypii ATCC 10895 chromosome VII, complete sequence includes the following:
- the PRE5 gene encoding proteasome core particle subunit alpha 6 (Syntenic homolog of Saccharomyces cerevisiae YMR314W (PRE5)): MRHLGRLQYATEPPINRGDGIIYIPFHEYQISVSNDNTRATSRGRVANTAPVQLTSTSKEGGVHEQLGHCELVMFRNNYDGDTVTFSPTGRLFQVEYALEAIKQGSATVGLRSNKYVVLVALKRNADELSSYQKKIIKCDDHMGLSLAGLAPDARVLSNFLRQQCNYSQLVYARDLSVVKAGQLLSDKAQKNTQSYGGRPYGVGLLLAGYDNSGAHLLEFQPSGNTLELYGAAIGARSQGAKTYLERVMEEYLEIEDADALIKHGVEALKHSLKDETLSTKNLSIAIVGKDMPFTLYDGEAVAAYL, encoded by the coding sequence ATGCGACACCTCGGACGACTCCAGTATGCGACCGAGCCTCCAATCAATCGCGGAGACGGAATCATCTATATACCTTTCCACGAATATCAAATCTCCGTATCAAATGACAATACCAGAGCTACTTCCCGCGGCCGGGTGGCAAACACAGCTCCTGTCCAGTTAACTAGCACCAGTAAAGAGGGCGGTGTGCACGAGCAATTGGGGCACTGTGAGTTAGTGATGTTCAGAAATAACTACGACGGTGATACTGTGACGTTTTCCCCGACTGGGAGACTGTTCCAGGTGGAGTACGCGCTAGAGGCCATCAAGCAGGGGAGCGCCACAGTCGGGCTGCGGTCGAACAAGTACGTGGTGCTGGTGGCGTTAAAGCGGAACGCGGACGAGCTGTCGTCGTACCAGAAGAAAATAATCAAGTGCGACGATCACATGGGGCTGTCGCTCGCCGGGCTTGCGCCGGACGCGCGCGTGCTGTCGAACTTTCTCCGGCAGCAGTGCAACTACTCGCAGCTGGTGTACGCGCGTGACCTGTCTGTGGTCAAGGCCGGGCAGTTGCTGAGCGACAAGGCGCAGAAGAACACGCAGTCGTACGGGGGGCGGCCGTACGGTGtggggctgctgctggcgggTTACGACAACAGCGGCGCGCATCTGCTGGAATTCCAGCCCTCCGGCAACACGCTGGAGCTGTACGGCGCGGCGATCGGCGCGCGGTCGCAGGGCGCAAAGACTTACCTGGAGCGGGTCATGGAGGAGTACCTGGAGATCGAGGATGCCGACGCACTGATCAAGCACGGCGTGGAGGCGCTGAAACATTCGTTGAAGGACGAGACACTCAGCACCAAGAATCTCTCGATCGCTATTGTCGGTAAGGACATGCCATTCACTCTCTATGACGGAGAAGCCGTTGCGGCCTACCTATAG
- the ADE4 gene encoding amidophosphoribosyltransferase (Syntenic homolog of Saccharomyces cerevisiae YMR300C (ADE4)), with protein MCGILGVVLADQSKVVAPELFDGSLFLQHRGQDAAGIATCGPGGRLYQCKGNGMARDVFTQARMSGLVGSMGIAHLRYPTAGSSANSEAQPFYVNSPYGICMSHNGNLVNTMSLRRYLDEDVHRHINTDSDSELLLNIFAAELEKYNKYRVNNDDIFCALEGVYKRCRGGYACVGMLAGYGLFGFRDPNGIRPLLFGERVNDDGTMDYMLASESVVLKAHRFQNIRDILPGQAVIIPKTCGSSPPEFRQVVPIEAYKPDLFEYVYFARADSVLDGISVYHTRLLMGIKLAENIKKQIDLDEIDVVVSVPDTARTCALECANHLNKPYREGFVKNRYVGRTFIMPNQKERVSSVRRKLNPMNSEFKDKRVLIVDDSIVRGTTSKEIVNMAKESGAAKVYFASAAPAIRFNHIYGIDLADTKQLVAYNRTVEEITAELGCDRVIYQSLDDLIDCCKTDIISEFEVGVFTGNYVTGVEDVYLQELERCRALNNSNKGEAKAEVDIGLYNSADY; from the coding sequence ATGTGTGGCATATTAGGCGTTGTGCTAGCCGATCAGTCGAAGGTGGTCGCCCCTGAGTTGTTTGATGGCTCACTGTTCTTACAGCATCGCGGTCAAGATGCTGCCGGGATTGCTACGTGCGGCCCCGGTGGGCGCTTGTACCAATGTAAGGGCAATGGTATGGCACGGGACGTGTTCACGCAAGCTCGGATGTCAGGGTTGGTTGGCTCTATGGGGATTGCACACCTGAGATATCCCACTGCAGGCTCCAGTGCGAACTCAGAAGCGCAGCCATTCTATGTGAATAGTCCCTACGGAATTTGCATGAGTCATAATGGTAATCTGGTGAACACGATGTCTCTACGTAGATATCTTGATGAAGACGTTCACCGTCATATTAACACGGACAGCGATTCTGAGCTACTGCTTAATATATTTGCCGCGGAGCTGGAAAAGTACAACAAATATCGTGTGAACAACGATGATATATTTTGTGCTCTAGAGGGTGTTTACAAACGTTGTCGCGGTGGCTATGCTTGTGTTGGCATGTTGGCGGGATATGGATTGTTTGGTTTCCGGGACCCCAATGGGATCAGGCCGCTATTGTTTGGTGAGCGCGTCAACGATGACGGCACCATGGACTACATGCTAGCGTCCGAAAGTGTCGTTCTTAAGGCCCACCGCTTCCAAAACATACGTGATATTCTTCCCGGCCAAGCCGTCATTATCCCTAAAACGTGCGGCTCCAGTCCACCAGAGTTCCGGCAGGTAGTGCCAATTGAGGCCTACAAACCGGACTTGTTTGAGTACGTGTATTTCGCTCGTGCTGACAGCGTTCTGGACGGTATTTCCGTTTACCATACACGCCTGTTGATGGGTATCAAACTTGCCGAGAACATCAAAAAACAGATCGATCTGGACGAAATTGACGTTGTTGTATCTGTTCCTGACACTGCACGTACCTGTGCATTGGAGTGTGCCAACCATTTAAACAAACCTTATCGCGAAGGATTTGTCAAGAACAGATATGTTGGAAGAACATTTATCATGCCAAACCAAAAAGAGCGAGTATCTTCTGTGCGCCGCAAGTTGAACCCAATGAACTCAGAATTTAAAGACAAGCGCGTGCTGATTGTCGATGATTCCATTGTGCGAGGTACCACTTCCAAAGAGATTGTTAACATGGCGAAGGAATCCGGTGCTGCCAAGGTCTACTTTGCCtctgcagcgccagcaATTCGTTTCAATCACATCTACGGGATTGACCTAGCAGATACTAAGCAGCTTGTCGCCTACAACAGAACTGTTGAAGAAATCACTGCGGAGCTGGGCTGTGACCGCGTCATCTATCAATCTTTGGATGACCTCATCGACTGTTGCAAGACAGACATCATCTCAGAATTTGAAGTTGGAGTTTTCACTGGTAACTACGTTACAGGTGTTGAGGATGTGTACTTGCAGGAATTAGAACGTTGCCGCGCTCTTAATAACTCGAATAAGGGTGAAGCGAAGGCCGAGGTTGATATTGGTCTCTACAATTCTGCCGACTATTAG
- the RTT102 gene encoding Rtt102p (Syntenic homolog of Saccharomyces cerevisiae YGR275W (RTT102)), which produces MSLIEQANKLSGYAADVRRWRYAWFTPSKNIEDDNNMESYGFEYKCWQRVGADEPLDLLDDTDDHVLDLNVFDRTRKNAESKMSQVGSGPSGSGTTGLTMEDIRGAVGGVEAIPGFSSSDAIAKKEQEAGGAASPK; this is translated from the coding sequence ATGTCGCTGATAGAGCAGGCTAATAAGTTGTCCGGGTACGCGGCGGACGTGCGCAGGTGGAGATATGCGTGGTTCACGCCATCGAAGAATATCGAGGACGACAACAACATGGAGAGCTACGGGTTCGAGTACAAATGCTGGCAGCGGGTAGGCGCAGACGAGCCACTGGACCTTCTGGATGACACAGACGACCACGTCTTGGACCTAAATGTGTTTGATCGGACGCGGAAGAACGCAGAATCGAAGATGTCGCAGGTGGGCAGTGGGCCTAGCGGGAGCGGGACGACAGGCCTGACGATGGAGGACATACGAGGAGCGGTCGGCGGAGTGGAGGCGATTCCGGGGTTTTCAAGCTCGGATGCGATTGCGAAGAAGGAGCAAGAGGCAGGGGGAGCTGCCTCCCCAAAGTAG
- the ATM1 gene encoding ATP-binding cassette Fe/S cluster precursor transporter ATM1 (Syntenic homolog of Saccharomyces cerevisiae YMR301C (ATM1)), whose product MFRLLRFSPSRYYPRSMAPVRWSTHPYHVTAPRMWGTRMPLQLQASLRPNNAVEKGISGDVKVAGAMVKPAASGGESAKSKTPTVSELKILKDLFRYIWPRGDRKVKTRVLIALGLLLGSKLLNVQVPFFFKSTVDSMNIEWGDVGTALPIAVTLTVLSYGAARFGAVLFVELRNAVFSNVAQSAITKVSLQTFQHLMKLDLGWHLSRQTGGLTRAMDRGCKGISYVLSAMVFHIIPITFEISMVCGILTYQFGASFAAITFSTMLLYSIFTFRTTAWRTRFRRDANKADNKAASVALDSLINFEAVKYFNNEKYLADKYHTSLMKYRDSQIKVSQSLAFLNTGQNLIFTTALTAMMYMACNGVMQGSLTVGDLVLINQLVFQLSVPLNFLGSVYRDLKQSLIDMESLFKLQKNQVTIKNSPNAQNLPIHKPLDIRFENVTFGYDPERRILNNVSFTIPAGMKTAIVGPSGSGKSTILKLVFRFYEPEQGRILVGGTDIRDLDLLSLRKAIGVVPQDTPLFNDTIWENVKFGNISSSDDEILRAIEKAQLTKLLQNLPKGASTVVGERGLMISGGEKQRLAIARVLLKDAPLMFFDEATSALDTHTEQALLHTIQQNFSSNSKTSVYVAHRLRTIADADKIIVLEQGSVREEGTHSSLLASQGSLYRGLWDIQENLTLPERPEQSTGSQHA is encoded by the coding sequence ATGTTCAGGCTGCTTCGATTTTCGCCCTCGCGGTACTACCCGCGCAGCATGGCGCCAGTGAGGTGGAGCACACACCCCTACCATGTGACAGCGCCCAGGATGTGGGGTACGCGGATGCCGCTGCAATTACAGGCCTCCTTGCGACCTAATAATGCTGTCGAGAAGGGGATTAGCGGCGATGTCAAAGTGGCAGGCGCCATGGTGAAGCCTGCTGCGAGCGGTGGCGAAAGTGCGAAGTCTAAGACTCCTACCGTGTCGGAACTGAAAATCTTGAAGGATTTGTTCAGGTACATATGGCCGCGGGGTGACCGCAAAGTCAAGACAAGGGTCCTAATTGCCCTTGGGCTGCTCCTAGGGTCGAAGCTGTTGAATGTGCAGGTTCCTTTTTTCTTCAAAAGCACGGTGGACTCTATGAACATCGAGTGGGGTGATGTAGGAACAGCGTTGCCTATCGCAGTAACGTTGACTGTTTTATCCTATGGTGCGGCGAGATTCGGTGCAGTGTTGTTTGTGGAGCTACGAAATGCCGTTTTCTCGAATGTGGCTCAAAGTGCTATTACGAAGGTTTCTCTACAGACATTTCAGCACCTAATGAAGCTTGACCTTGGCTGGCACTTGAGTCGGCAGACAGGTGGACTAACCCGAGCAATGGATCGTGGTTGTAAAGGTATCTCTTATGTGCTCAGTGCAATGGTTTTTCACATAATACCGATTACATTTGAAATATCGATGGTATGTGGCATATTGACATACCAGTTTGGTGCTTCCTTCGCTGCTATAACATTCTCGACTATGCTTCTTTACTCCATCTTTACTTTCAGAACGACGGCGTGGCGCACACGGTTTAGGCGTGATGCGAACAAGGCTGACAATAAGGCCGCTAGTGTGGCATTGGATTCCCTAATAAATTTTGAAGCTGTAAAGTATTTCAATAACGAGAAGTACCTTGCGGACAAGTATCACACATCCTTGATGAAGTACCGGGATTCCCAGATAAAGGTCTCGCAATCGCTGGCGTTTTTGAACACCGGCCAGAACCTAATTTTTACCACTGCACTGACTGCAATGATGTATATGGCCTGTAATGGTGTTATGCAGGGCTCTCTTACAGTGGGGGATCTTGTGTTAATTAATCAACTGGTATTCCAGCTCTCCGTGCCACTAAACTTCCTTGGTAGCGTCTACCGTGATCTCAAGCAGTCTCTGATAGATATGGAATCTTTATTTAAACTGCAAAAAAATCAGGTCACAATTAAGAACTCCCCAAATGCCCAGAACCTACCAATACACAAACCGTTGGATATTCGCTTTGAAAATGTTACGTTTGGCTATGACCCGGAGCGGCGTATATTGAACAATGTTTCGTTTACCATCCCAGCTGGAATGAAGACTGCCATAGTAGGCCCATCGGGCTCGGGGAAGTCCACCATTTTGAAGCTCGTATTTAGATTCTATGAGCCCGAGCAAGGTCGTATCCTAGTTGGCGGCACAGATATCCGCGATTTAGACTTGCTTTCTTTACGGAAGGCTATCGGTGTCGTGCCCCAAGATACTCCTCTCTTCAATGACACAATCTGGGAGAATGTTAAATTCGGCAATATCAGTTCCTCTGACGATGAGATTCTCAGGGCCATAGAAAAAGCTCAACTCACGAAGCTACTCCAGAACCTACCAAAGGGCGCTTCCACCGTTGTAGGGGAGCGCGGTTTGATGATCAGCGGAGGTGAGAAACAAAGGCTTGCTATTGCTCGTGTGCTTTTGAAGGACGCTCCGCTGATGTTTTTCGACGAGGCTACAAGTGCTCTGGATACACACACAGAGCAGGCACTCTTGCACACCATTCAGCAGAACTTTTCTTCCAATTCAAAGACGAGCGTTTACGTTGCCCATAGACTGCGCACAATCGCTGATGCAGATAAGATCATTGTTCTTGAACAAGGTTCTGTCCGCGAAGAGGGCACACACAGCTCGCTGTTAGCGTCACAAGGATCCCTATACCGGGGTCTGTGGGATATTCAGGAAAACCTAACGCTTCCGGAACGGCCTGAGCAGTCAACCGGATCTCAGCATGCATAG
- the DYN3 gene encoding dynein light intermediate chain (Syntenic homolog of Saccharomyces cerevisiae YMR299C (DYN3)), protein MSSGNIWKQLLEENSEQLDQSTTETYVVCCENEDSLNQFLQQCWQIDEGEKVTNLEPLGFFTKVVSRDEENLRLNVYYAKSPLDAQTLQFLGVFLRQMETSQIRWIFLLDWLLDDKRLWLRQLRNSWAALEEAQVAPFPGGAVVVVLNPSHVTQLERNTMVWNSRRLDLVHQTLRAACLNTGSALVTLDPNTAREDVMHICALLAGLPTSRPVAMLSLQSLFIPHGADSIGKICTIAPEFPVATVFDNDFVSSTFEAAIAPELTPGPRVPSDHPWLTEPTNPPSEATAWHFDLQGRLATLYRHLGDSNKAISVTQHRFHKPRSEDYAYEFELPSKHPTIRDLIRSAAADSPNDVADSIDGLMDGIVQRNVH, encoded by the coding sequence ATGAGCAGCGGCAATATATGGAAGCAATTGCTAGAGGAGAATAGCGAACAGCTGGACCAGTCCACTACGGAGACTTACGTGGTATGCTGCGAGAACGAAGATTCCCTTAACCAGTTTTTGCAACAATGTTGGCAGATTGACGAGGGCGAGAAGGTGACCAACCTGGAGCCGTTGGGATTCTTTACAAAGGTGGTTTCGCGCGACGAAGAGAACCTCCGGCTCAACGTATACTATGCCAAGAGCCCACTGGATGCACAGACGCTGCAGTTTCTGGGCGTGTTCCTGCGCCAAATGGAAACCTCACAAATACGTTGGATCTTCCTACTGGACTGGCTGCTAGACGATAAACGATTATGGCTACGTCAACTGCGGAACTCGTGGGCCGCCTTGGAGGAAGCGCAGGTGGCACCCTTTCCAGGTGGCGCTGTGGTGGTGGTCCTCAACCCgagtcacgtgacacaaCTGGAGCGAAACACGATGGTTTGGAACTCCCGCCGTCTGGACCTGGTACACCAGACACTGCGAGCTGCATGCCTCAACACCGGCTCGGCGCTAGTTACACTTGATCCTAATACTGCGCGCGAAGACGTCATGCACATATGTGCGCTGCTTGCGGGGCTGCCTACATCCCGTCCCGTCGCGATGCTAAGCCTGCAAAGTCTATTCATCCCCCACGGTGCAGATTCCATCGGCAAGATCTGCACCATCGCGCCCGAGTTCCCTGTTGCTACGGTGTTCGACAACGATTTTGTGAGCTCGACATTCGAGGCCGCAATTGCTCCAGAACTTACTCCAGGACCACGTGTGCCATCTGACCACCCATGGCTAACAGAGCCTACCAACCCCCCTTCGGAGGCAACCGCTTGGCATTTCGATCTCCAAGGTCGCCTCGCTACCCTATACCGGCATCTTGGTGACTCTAACAAGGCCATATCTGTTACTCAGCACCGCTTCCACAAGCCCCGCTCGGAAGATTATGCATACGAATTCGAGCTGCCGTCTAAGCACCCTACAATACGTGACCTCATACGCTCTGCCGCAGCCGACTCACCGAACGACGTCGCTGACTCCATCGATGGGCTTATGGATGGTATCGTACAAAGGAATGTTCATTGA
- the RNH70 gene encoding Rnh70p (Syntenic homolog of Saccharomyces cerevisiae YGR276C (RNH70)) yields MQTLPVYPASQTASPTKRELAAAPSVPQDGARLPAQLTLVTPPEPDIQKKSVRSQVARLSISETDVVKSDIVAKLSGTCAVEWRDTPAATGDTASVPGSKRRRRRSSAVTVQQPFGKLKQGNMSTSSLPIPNKKKKSVKPASFKLNEKATQKPLSIKDIRDLVQYIFHDTNNSPNWITIENRASLKKVVVLFTPGLLPEDFSLPKDSLFHKNIPKLQDAHLNSISENEQMCKQMCILPLSAPGSKNSLFSAYNSFVNVGLSKKEKIAKVEQLNKKEITLLDLLMTVDDLLHNEYPIHLNTPGLSEEYQKALLLKYQNKEKYSGWVDTVSFQHDGSHTFAIDCEMCLSKNGYVLTRVSVVDFDCNLVYDKFVKPDEPIVDYLTKYSGITEEKLVGVTTTLQDVQQDLLRMISATDVLIGHSLQADLNVLKMRHPLVIDTSIIYEHKAGPPFKPALRYLADEYLQKQIQTDDGNGHDSYEDAMTCMELTKLKIVNGLTFGIGINTENLFHRLTRQGVKSMTLSDSVLRQAPQPKSPAGLETSLKCDNDEEIVQRILANIEEGNLFVARMRELEYARQFVKCKAEDAAAKYADEAVQNLGNRLQRLYAACPASTMLIVCSGNGDPRDWLKLMEEFNELNKEEKASARKERESEIQAAVTKARDAVALVMIKQ; encoded by the coding sequence ATGCAGACACTTCCGGTGTACCCAGCGTCACAGACTGCGTCGCCTACGAAGCGTGAACTTGCAGCGGCGCCCTCGGTGCCGCAGGACGGCGCCCGGCTGCCTGCGCAGCTCACTTTAGTGACGCCCCCAGAACCTGATATCCAGAAGAAGTCAGTGCGATCTCAGGTCGCGCGTTTAAGCATCTCGGAGACAGATGTAGTGAAGAGTGATATCGTGGCTAAGCTTTCCGGGACGTGCGCGGTAGAGTGGCGCGATACTCCTGCAGCTACTGGGGATACGGCCAGCGTTCCGGGATCTAAGCGGCGCAGGAGGAGATCCAGCGCTGTTACCGTGCAACAGCCGTTCGGCAAGTTGAAGCAGGGCAACATGAGTACCTCTTCCCTTCCTATTCCAAATAAAAAAAAGAAATCCGTGAAGCCTGCTTCTTTCAAATTAAATGAAAAGGCAACCCAAAAACCACTCTCGATTAAAGATATACGAGATTTGGTCCAGTACATATTCCACGATACGAACAACTCTCCCAACTGGATTACGATAGAAAATAGGGCCTCTTTGAAGAAGGTGGTCGTCCTATTCACTCCAGGCCTTTTACCCGAGGACTTCAGTCTACCGAAGGATTCATTGTTTCATAAAAATATTCCGAAATTGCAAGACGCACATCTAAACTCGATTAGTGAAAATGAACAGATGTGCAAGCAAATGTGTATCTTGCCGTTATCAGCGCCGGGATCAAAGAATTCCCTATTTTCTGCATACAATTCTTTTGTCAATGTAGGCTTGTCAAAAAAGGAGAAGATCGCAAAGGTGGAACAATTGAACAAAAAGGAAATCACTTTGCTTGATTTGCTAATGACCGTTGATGACTTATTGCATAATGAGTACCCCATCCATCTAAACACACCTGGCTTATCGGAGGAGTACCAAAAGGCTTTGTTGCTAAAGTATCAGAATAAGGAGAAGTACAGTGGGTGGGTGGACACTGTCAGTTTCCAACACGACGGTTCTCACACGTTTGCCATCGACTGTGAGATGTGCCTTTCAAAAAACGGATACGTGTTGACGCGTGTGAGCGTCGTCGATTTTGATTGTAACTTAGTTTATGACAAGTTTGTCAAGCCAGATGAGCCCATTGTGGACTACTTAACGAAGTACAGCGGTATTACAGAGGAGAAGTTGGTCGGGGTGACCACGACTTTGCAAGACGTCCAACAGGATCTCTTGCGGATGATAAGCGCAACAGATGTGCTTATCGGCCATTCATTGCAGGCCGACTTGAACGTCTTGAAAATGCGGCATCCCCTCGTCATTGATACTTCTATAATATATGAGCACAAGGCAGGACCTCCGTTCAAACCAGCTTTACGGTATTTAGCTGATGAATACTTACAAAAGCAGATCCAAACAGATGATGGCAATGGGCATGACTCCTATGAAGACGCCATGACCTGCATGGAGCTAACCAAATTGAAAATAGTCAACGGGCTGACCTTTGGCATTGGAATCAATACCGAGAACCTCTTCCACAGGCTAACGAGGCAAGGCGTCAAGTCAATGACCCTAAGCGACTCTGTGCTTCGCCAAGCGCCGCAGCCGAAGTCCCCCGCGGGCTTGGAGACGTCTTTGAAATGCGACAACGACGAGGAGATCGTACAGCGGATTCTTGCAAACATCGAAGAAGGTAACCTTTTTGTCGCCAGAATGCGCGAGCTAGAGTACGCCCGCCAGTTCGTCAAGTGCAAGGCAGAAGACGCAGCGGCCAAGTATGCAGACGAAGCAGTCCAAAACTTAGGGAACAGATTACAGCGCCTCTATGCGGCCTGTCCTGCCTCTACCATGCTCATCGTCTGCTCCGGCAACGGTGACCCCAGGGACTGGCTGAAGCTCATGGAGGAGTTCAACGAACTGAACAAAGAGGAGAAGGCCTCGGCCAGAAAGGAGCGTGAGAGCGAAATCCAGGCTGCTGTAACCAAGGCCAGAGATGCCGTCGCATTGGTCATGATCAAGCAGTAG